In Treponema denticola, one genomic interval encodes:
- a CDS encoding Eco57I restriction-modification methylase domain-containing protein translates to MSIKAKDMTMAERKERVTQLVNHFKENEVFYLSKNFVESEVRNKFIDPLLECLKWDVKNEKGARHDRQEVITEDRVVMNGQVKHPDYTLCYGGERKMYVEAKQPSVDLKTNPEPALQVRRYAYTSKMPIAVLTDFQELAIYDTRIKPSEKDTASTARIEYLTYDKLTEKFEELYNKISWDAVDLGTFDTYHEGNKDKRGTATVDDDILNMIEKWRTVLAEDIALHNEGIDEFNLTAAVQKIIDRILFLRICEDKEIEEGNQLKKIAAQKTNIYKNVQKLFESANAKFNAGPFASDTWLDGLAVADKTLISIINALYYPECQYELSVLPVEILGSIYERFLGKIIRFTRKTKNGHSIEILEKPEVQKAGGVYYTPPYIVKYIVENTIGKKLAGKTPDEVKSLSFVDPACGSGSFLVGAYQYLLDWHLDWYYAEARRAQAEKKGLIYKDAATQGYKLSIEEKKRILLNNIYGVDIDAQAVEVTKLSLFLKLLENEGKALSATGQAALFRTSDIQAKILPDMSHNIKCGNSLIGTDYYAGKDLTLFGIEEQRKVNAFDWDVQFPDIFAHGGFDCVIGNPPYLRVQGLRENYEEEAKFYEKEYKAATGRFDFYILFMEKGFNLLNKEGIQSFILPHKFINSDFGTGIRQFIYDNRALKSIVHFESHLVFNAASVYTCIIELSHNNDTFRFIKTEPEKIAEKLHFDILSLDVLKDSAPWQLASSVDNALIDKLRLQKFTVKDVFHGIFQGIVSGDNKAFYLSDCRLDEQYITGYNSITETYIQIEKSVCTPILTGKTINRYNFMNKKEYIIYPYHSANGKTIFYTENEMKTNFPKCYEYFKSIKARLSKRGTASMKYPIWYALWNARNTHILSSKKILTPDICFGTSMCFDSEGKYYYNDTSYGLILNDSNEDRYYAYLAILNSKVTWYFLQQTGTSLRGGFFRFKTKYLEPFPLPELNTEHIEMLTRLAKSMLLHRNS, encoded by the coding sequence GTGTCCATTAAGGCAAAAGACATGACGATGGCTGAACGCAAGGAGCGTGTGACGCAGCTGGTAAATCACTTTAAAGAAAATGAGGTATTTTATCTTTCCAAGAATTTTGTGGAAAGCGAAGTGCGCAATAAGTTTATCGATCCGCTGCTTGAATGCCTGAAGTGGGATGTCAAAAACGAGAAGGGTGCGCGGCATGACCGGCAGGAGGTCATTACCGAAGACCGCGTAGTGATGAACGGTCAGGTAAAGCATCCCGACTATACGCTCTGTTACGGGGGCGAGCGGAAGATGTATGTGGAAGCAAAACAGCCGAGCGTTGACCTTAAAACAAATCCTGAACCTGCACTTCAGGTGCGGAGGTATGCGTATACATCGAAGATGCCGATTGCGGTGCTTACGGACTTTCAGGAATTGGCAATTTACGACACGCGGATTAAGCCGTCCGAAAAAGACACTGCTTCAACTGCCCGCATTGAGTATCTAACCTACGATAAGCTCACCGAAAAATTTGAAGAGTTGTACAATAAAATCAGCTGGGATGCCGTTGACCTCGGCACCTTCGATACTTATCACGAAGGCAATAAGGATAAGCGGGGAACGGCAACCGTTGACGATGACATTTTGAATATGATCGAAAAATGGCGTACAGTGCTTGCCGAAGATATTGCTCTGCATAACGAAGGAATCGATGAATTCAATTTGACGGCTGCCGTGCAAAAAATTATCGATAGGATTCTCTTTTTGCGGATTTGTGAAGATAAAGAAATCGAAGAAGGAAATCAGCTTAAAAAAATTGCGGCACAAAAAACGAATATTTATAAAAATGTGCAGAAGCTTTTTGAAAGTGCGAATGCTAAATTTAATGCGGGGCCTTTTGCTTCCGATACATGGCTTGACGGGCTTGCTGTTGCGGATAAAACGCTTATCAGTATTATCAATGCGCTCTATTATCCTGAATGTCAGTATGAGTTGAGTGTGCTGCCAGTTGAAATACTCGGTTCCATTTATGAACGCTTTTTGGGAAAGATTATCCGCTTTACGCGCAAAACGAAGAACGGGCACAGCATAGAAATTCTTGAAAAGCCGGAAGTACAAAAAGCTGGGGGTGTGTATTATACGCCGCCTTATATCGTTAAATACATCGTTGAAAACACAATCGGTAAAAAGCTTGCAGGCAAAACGCCTGATGAAGTAAAGAGTTTGAGCTTTGTAGACCCCGCTTGCGGTTCCGGGAGCTTTCTTGTCGGGGCGTATCAGTATTTGCTGGACTGGCACTTGGATTGGTATTATGCGGAAGCGCGGCGTGCGCAGGCAGAGAAGAAGGGGCTTATCTACAAAGATGCGGCAACGCAAGGGTATAAGCTGAGCATTGAAGAGAAAAAACGTATTTTACTAAACAATATCTACGGTGTGGATATCGACGCACAGGCGGTGGAGGTAACAAAGCTTTCGCTCTTTTTGAAGCTCTTGGAAAATGAGGGCAAGGCGCTTTCCGCAACGGGACAGGCTGCACTGTTCAGAACGAGCGACATACAGGCAAAAATTTTACCGGATATGTCGCACAATATTAAATGCGGAAACAGCCTTATCGGAACGGATTATTACGCCGGTAAAGATTTAACGCTTTTCGGTATAGAGGAGCAGCGCAAGGTGAATGCCTTTGACTGGGATGTACAGTTCCCTGATATTTTTGCACACGGCGGTTTTGACTGCGTGATTGGGAATCCGCCGTATTTGAGAGTACAGGGACTTCGTGAAAATTATGAAGAAGAAGCAAAATTCTACGAAAAGGAATATAAGGCAGCAACGGGACGATTTGATTTTTACATTCTTTTCATGGAAAAAGGATTTAATTTGTTGAATAAAGAGGGCATACAGTCTTTTATTCTTCCTCATAAATTTATCAATAGTGATTTTGGAACCGGTATAAGACAATTTATTTATGATAATCGTGCTCTAAAAAGCATTGTTCACTTTGAATCGCATCTCGTGTTTAATGCCGCTTCTGTGTATACCTGTATTATTGAGCTTTCACATAATAATGATACATTTAGGTTTATTAAGACTGAACCTGAAAAGATAGCTGAAAAATTACATTTTGATATTTTATCGTTGGATGTTTTGAAAGACAGCGCCCCTTGGCAGTTAGCATCTTCAGTTGATAATGCCCTTATCGATAAACTGAGATTGCAAAAGTTCACCGTTAAGGATGTTTTTCATGGTATATTTCAAGGAATTGTAAGCGGTGATAATAAAGCATTTTATCTCTCCGATTGTAGATTAGACGAGCAATATATTACTGGTTATAATTCTATAACTGAAACATATATTCAAATCGAGAAAAGTGTTTGCACGCCTATTCTTACGGGTAAAACTATTAATAGATATAACTTTATGAATAAAAAGGAATATATTATTTATCCTTATCATAGTGCGAATGGGAAAACTATTTTCTATACAGAAAATGAAATGAAAACGAATTTTCCAAAATGCTATGAATATTTCAAATCAATAAAAGCACGTCTTTCAAAACGGGGAACTGCCTCTATGAAGTATCCGATATGGTACGCTTTATGGAATGCAAGAAATACTCATATATTGTCCAGTAAAAAAATACTTACACCCGATATTTGCTTTGGAACTTCAATGTGTTTTGATTCAGAAGGTAAATATTACTACAACGATACTTCGTATGGCTTAATTCTTAATGATAGCAATGAGGATAGATATTATGCTTATCTTGCTATATTGAACTCAAAGGTAACATGGTATTTTCTACAACAGACAGGTACTTCACTACGTGGAGGCTTTTTTCGATTTAAAACAAAATATCTTGAACCTTTCCCTTTACCGGAACTGAATACAGAACACATAGAAATGCTTACACGACTTGCAAAATCTATGCTACTGCACAGGAACAGCTGA
- a CDS encoding P-loop NTPase fold protein: MEDNTNAETNVYPKLIKNMPCAEDLFAGKAHTTIAANICDTIKNNPDCRMIGLDGSWGSGKSNLLKIVEKQLNQQESEKYHFFLYDAWGHQEDIQRRAILENLTEFLVKDKTNKKVDHPKNWEKRLSELLSKTKVVESKTIPKFSGGMVIALLTIIFPPIITSILKVLKVNTENITTYTYIVFAMLLVLFFIYKVCKTRSIKEAFSALFSFYTKDRNDIISYESISESIPDSRKFKKWIKDISETLCDNNNLIIIFDNMDRLPSDKVQELWSSIHSFFAEERYEHIWVIVPFDRMHIRNAFKKEDIQIPKTEKENTSADKYICYGDDFINKTFDVVYRVSPPIMSDWKGYFRMQWHEAFGDIIDQNNYENVMQIYDMLTIEQSPRKIIAFINEIVTIKQIVKDTIPYQYIALYIFGKQSITEKGIIEIFSPTFLGAIEFLYKNDSDLAKYLAALYYQLPPEQVESVIFKEKLKQSLDNKDINTVKEISKSSLFIDVLESAVPLVTSIGNAVEVISDIFDDKTNNPYVKHIWRVLYNKARGKAEIKLENYQYILLKHIETPIQYLKAIVDTLANDKNFNPKQYYSDIKKISELKNIDVFSYLTSKKLSIEQFIAFINLAESKINSYRISCDNNELDTYLSELEIEKLKEVTFIPHIVENYTFKKYKSKLIDSIKSNQSNKEYIEILYTRLKELERHVPQGLLSDSNIYSLFTGWDTKNDFYYDLICMRIARFDQFSYQSYFENIFKSTDDNTTAKISERIEYYTTYGDILINLSEMNFPLYKHVAQKLTENHYGISTADIEEILNKYDVISKKLGLAHEVLISRLNGWSEYAIKDITISNITNIPVEFFKAVSTEDINNKLTQHCMNILDEYFKNLTKEQWIEEIKTEGFAYQTIEYSTLPHYAVEALEEVIKNFIKSESGFTNCSEQIKYLISKAENDKHPLQTGAKNIRDIFTRGEVTMTSDIFSVIGSFLLKYGKLEENKESLRTVFPTDVIDSHIEILLNFLETIKKTIQKADESDQETFKENIRIKIDKNEKIGEFAKKLGITKHENKENTENN, translated from the coding sequence ATGGAAGATAACACGAATGCAGAAACAAACGTATATCCTAAACTTATCAAGAATATGCCTTGTGCAGAAGATTTATTTGCCGGTAAAGCACATACAACAATTGCAGCAAATATTTGTGATACTATAAAAAATAATCCTGATTGCCGCATGATAGGTCTTGATGGCTCTTGGGGCTCCGGTAAATCAAACCTGTTAAAGATAGTAGAAAAGCAGCTTAATCAACAAGAGAGTGAAAAATATCATTTTTTTCTATATGATGCATGGGGACATCAAGAAGATATTCAAAGACGTGCGATTTTAGAAAATCTAACCGAGTTTCTGGTTAAAGATAAAACAAATAAAAAAGTTGACCATCCAAAAAATTGGGAAAAAAGATTGTCAGAATTATTATCTAAAACAAAGGTGGTTGAGTCCAAGACCATTCCAAAGTTTAGCGGTGGAATGGTGATTGCATTGTTAACGATAATATTCCCCCCTATAATAACTTCAATATTAAAAGTACTCAAAGTAAATACAGAAAATATTACAACGTATACATACATTGTATTTGCAATGCTCCTTGTCCTTTTTTTTATTTATAAAGTATGTAAGACCCGTTCTATTAAAGAAGCCTTTTCAGCTTTATTTTCTTTTTATACGAAAGATAGAAATGATATAATATCGTACGAGAGCATATCGGAATCAATTCCCGATTCTCGAAAGTTTAAAAAATGGATAAAAGATATATCCGAGACATTATGTGATAACAATAATCTCATAATCATTTTTGATAATATGGATAGACTTCCATCGGATAAGGTGCAAGAACTTTGGTCATCTATTCATAGTTTTTTCGCAGAAGAAAGATACGAACATATATGGGTTATTGTTCCTTTTGATAGAATGCATATACGAAATGCTTTTAAGAAAGAAGATATACAAATACCTAAGACAGAAAAAGAAAATACTTCTGCAGATAAATACATATGCTATGGTGATGATTTTATCAATAAAACCTTTGATGTTGTTTATAGAGTATCGCCGCCTATTATGTCGGACTGGAAAGGTTATTTTAGAATGCAGTGGCATGAAGCATTTGGAGATATAATTGATCAAAATAACTATGAAAATGTCATGCAAATATATGACATGCTCACAATAGAACAATCGCCTCGAAAAATTATTGCATTTATAAATGAAATAGTAACAATTAAACAAATTGTAAAAGATACCATACCTTATCAATACATTGCGTTATACATATTCGGTAAGCAAAGTATAACCGAAAAAGGTATTATTGAGATCTTCTCGCCTACCTTTTTAGGTGCTATTGAATTCTTATACAAAAATGATAGTGACTTAGCAAAATATCTTGCAGCGTTGTATTACCAGCTACCGCCAGAGCAAGTAGAGAGTGTTATATTTAAGGAAAAACTTAAGCAGTCGCTTGATAATAAAGATATAAATACCGTTAAAGAAATCAGTAAATCTTCCCTTTTTATTGATGTATTAGAATCTGCCGTACCGCTCGTTACCAGCATCGGTAATGCTGTAGAAGTTATTAGCGATATTTTTGATGATAAGACGAACAATCCGTATGTCAAACATATTTGGAGAGTTCTTTACAATAAAGCAAGAGGTAAAGCAGAAATAAAACTTGAAAATTATCAGTATATATTACTTAAACATATTGAAACACCTATACAATATCTAAAAGCTATTGTAGACACATTAGCAAATGATAAGAATTTTAATCCTAAGCAATATTATAGTGATATTAAAAAAATTTCTGAATTAAAAAATATTGATGTATTTTCTTATCTCACTTCAAAAAAACTAAGTATTGAACAGTTCATCGCCTTTATTAATCTTGCTGAATCCAAAATCAATAGTTATAGAATTAGCTGTGACAATAATGAACTTGATACATATTTATCTGAACTGGAGATTGAAAAACTAAAGGAAGTTACATTTATACCGCATATTGTAGAAAATTATACCTTTAAAAAATACAAATCAAAACTAATTGATAGCATTAAAAGTAATCAGAGCAATAAAGAATATATTGAAATATTATACACCCGATTAAAAGAATTGGAACGTCATGTTCCACAAGGTCTCTTATCGGATAGCAATATATACTCCCTCTTTACTGGTTGGGATACTAAAAATGATTTTTACTATGACTTAATTTGTATGAGAATTGCACGATTTGATCAATTTTCATATCAAAGCTATTTTGAGAATATTTTTAAAAGCACTGATGATAATACCACTGCAAAGATTTCGGAAAGAATTGAGTACTACACAACTTATGGAGATATTCTTATTAATCTGTCGGAAATGAATTTTCCACTTTATAAACACGTTGCACAAAAACTTACTGAAAACCACTATGGTATATCTACTGCAGATATAGAAGAAATATTAAATAAGTATGATGTTATTAGTAAAAAACTAGGACTTGCCCATGAAGTATTGATTTCTCGTTTAAATGGATGGAGTGAGTATGCAATCAAAGATATTACTATATCTAATATAACAAATATACCCGTTGAATTTTTTAAAGCTGTAAGTACTGAAGACATTAATAATAAGTTGACACAACATTGTATGAATATACTTGATGAGTACTTTAAGAACCTTACTAAAGAACAATGGATTGAAGAAATCAAAACTGAAGGCTTTGCTTATCAAACAATCGAATACAGTACGCTACCGCATTATGCTGTTGAAGCATTGGAAGAAGTTATTAAAAATTTTATAAAGTCAGAATCAGGTTTTACAAATTGCTCTGAACAAATTAAGTACCTTATCAGTAAAGCTGAAAATGATAAACATCCATTACAGACAGGTGCAAAAAATATACGAGATATCTTTACGCGCGGAGAAGTAACTATGACCTCCGATATATTCTCGGTTATAGGTTCATTCTTACTAAAATATGGAAAACTTGAAGAAAACAAAGAGTCCTTGCGTACAGTATTCCCTACGGATGTTATTGATTCACATATAGAAATCTTGTTAAATTTTTTGGAAACTATTAAAAAAACAATACAAAAAGCAGATGAATCAGACCAAGAGACATTTAAAGAAAATATTAGAATAAAGATAGATAAAAATGAAAAAATAGGAGAATTTGCCAAGAAGCTTGGAATAACTAAACATGAGAACAAAGAAAATACAGAAAATAACTAA
- a CDS encoding GNAT family N-acetyltransferase, with protein MQKLNELSKNEIEAISHRIADAFYDYKYNSDDKGLLKYISNRENMFVYIHAIVQAAYNSGLLYTTSPNREGYLILAGNGLGKIRFIDGIKMIIAEKKALGGWKKMKAFISACFSDGNTIETRMRKAKRKFIRIEVLVVCQEYQNQGYMRKMMDFVYELANEKKVPIILDTDDKDKSLRYQHLGMKLDRVRNCGEKFHMYDLIHDIGNNHGYSYF; from the coding sequence ATGCAAAAACTAAATGAGCTGTCAAAAAACGAAATTGAAGCTATATCTCATCGGATAGCGGATGCATTTTATGATTATAAGTATAATAGCGATGATAAGGGCTTACTTAAATACATATCAAATCGCGAAAATATGTTTGTATACATACATGCAATCGTTCAAGCTGCATATAATAGCGGCTTACTTTACACAACATCCCCAAACAGAGAAGGATATCTGATATTAGCAGGAAACGGACTTGGAAAAATCAGGTTCATCGATGGTATCAAAATGATAATTGCCGAAAAGAAAGCTCTTGGCGGATGGAAGAAAATGAAGGCTTTTATATCTGCGTGCTTTTCGGACGGCAATACAATTGAGACCCGAATGCGTAAAGCTAAACGAAAATTTATCAGAATAGAAGTATTGGTAGTATGTCAGGAATATCAAAATCAAGGATACATGAGAAAAATGATGGACTTTGTCTATGAATTAGCTAATGAAAAAAAGGTTCCTATTATTCTTGACACCGACGATAAGGATAAGAGTTTAAGATATCAACATCTTGGAATGAAGCTTGATAGAGTCCGCAATTGCGGAGAAAAATTTCACATGTACGATTTAATACATGATATTGGTAATAATCACGGTTATAGCTATTTTTAA
- a CDS encoding alpha/beta hydrolase has translation MKNAVVYIHGKGGSADEALYYKKFFNDDYEVLGFDYKSELPWQACEEFQNYFDSLIPKYNEILLIANSIGAYLSMLALSEKPIKKALFVSPIVDMENIILHMMKRAKISEEELRLKKVINIQFGEPLSWEYLSFVRKNPIAWNIPTGILYGKKDDMTSLETITNFANKIHANLTVFDEGEHWFHTEEQMNFLDTWFKRFV, from the coding sequence ATGAAAAATGCAGTTGTATATATACACGGAAAAGGCGGTTCTGCCGACGAAGCGCTTTACTATAAAAAGTTTTTTAATGACGATTATGAGGTTTTAGGGTTTGATTATAAATCGGAATTACCTTGGCAGGCATGTGAGGAATTTCAAAACTATTTTGATTCCCTTATTCCGAAATATAATGAAATCTTATTAATTGCAAACAGTATAGGGGCTTACCTTTCTATGTTGGCCTTATCGGAAAAACCGATCAAAAAAGCACTGTTTGTTTCTCCCATTGTCGATATGGAAAATATCATTTTACACATGATGAAACGGGCAAAGATATCCGAAGAAGAACTTAGACTAAAAAAAGTCATCAACATTCAGTTCGGCGAACCCTTATCGTGGGAATATCTTTCTTTTGTCAGAAAAAATCCTATAGCATGGAACATTCCTACCGGCATTCTTTACGGTAAAAAAGACGATATGACTTCTTTAGAAACAATAACGAATTTTGCGAATAAAATACATGCGAACTTAACGGTTTTTGATGAGGGAGAGCATTGGTTTCATACTGAAGAACAAATGAATTTTTTGGATACTTGGTTTAAAAGATTCGTTTGA
- a CDS encoding DUF2004 domain-containing protein, producing MKKMEHQYFGQLNLAITDDVVDVIWEKEIQGIDTCLWLGKNVELSTGMLDLYAQFLENIDDKIKEARKALIAYLKDDSYYIDFHIEECGLEDLPSDITEFVSKMTVTNVSLWIDSEQPHIAMDFMIAPDESDEILCVKFGEDAKIIAIDWES from the coding sequence ATGAAAAAAATGGAACATCAATACTTCGGTCAGTTGAATCTTGCGATAACAGACGATGTGGTGGATGTAATTTGGGAAAAAGAGATTCAGGGGATAGATACCTGTCTTTGGCTCGGCAAAAATGTAGAACTGTCTACCGGCATGCTCGACCTTTATGCACAGTTTCTTGAGAACATAGACGATAAAATAAAAGAAGCAAGAAAAGCACTTATAGCATATTTAAAAGATGACAGTTACTATATCGACTTTCATATTGAAGAATGCGGACTAGAAGATTTGCCGAGCGATATTACCGAGTTTGTAAGTAAAATGACGGTAACGAATGTATCCTTATGGATTGACAGTGAACAGCCGCACATCGCAATGGATTTTATGATTGCACCTGATGAAAGCGATGAAATACTCTGCGTAAAATTCGGTGAAGATGCAAAGATCATAGCCATTGATTGGGAAAGTTAA
- a CDS encoding Imm43 family immunity protein, whose amino-acid sequence MVDSNNYWALFEKEGRGAPLSLSEGIMHTEFQKKNPFAPLPSDYGDWRTSVNAPVELPKQLWFVTRDRVYNFDLRFNSAGFIVSHVFLGLLQRHTSTPYVSTPVYMVNKFGDSVAKKEYYYIRFYNYTDLIDHTSSNIVYDKKGFIKKPIELHLRTDISQQVFMTDSSYFFNRLFCTDEFRKACLEASIYGVEFVEALKAGIYKP is encoded by the coding sequence ATGGTAGACTCAAATAACTACTGGGCTCTATTTGAGAAGGAAGGAAGAGGAGCTCCTCTTAGCCTTTCCGAAGGGATTATGCATACAGAATTCCAGAAAAAGAATCCTTTCGCCCCCTTACCTTCAGATTATGGAGACTGGAGGACTTCTGTCAATGCTCCTGTAGAGCTCCCCAAACAGCTTTGGTTTGTAACAAGAGATAGAGTGTATAACTTTGATTTACGCTTTAATAGTGCAGGATTTATAGTATCCCATGTTTTTCTTGGGTTATTACAGAGGCATACCTCTACACCGTATGTTTCAACTCCAGTGTATATGGTAAATAAGTTTGGAGATAGTGTCGCTAAAAAAGAGTATTACTACATCCGCTTCTATAATTATACAGACTTAATTGACCATACGTCATCTAATATTGTTTATGACAAGAAAGGCTTTATAAAGAAGCCTATAGAGCTACACTTAAGGACAGATATATCCCAACAGGTATTTATGACAGATAGTAGCTACTTCTTCAACAGGCTATTTTGTACTGATGAGTTTCGAAAAGCTTGCTTGGAAGCTTCTATTTATGGGGTGGAATTTGTGGAAGCGTTAAAAGCTGGAATCTATAAGCCATAA
- a CDS encoding DUF4261 domain-containing protein: MGILSMPMFKGDSGYSLEKVIEDLKSYWGLTVDQIEGDDTTASFEIGEECVVIGLMPAPIPAEEFESMYSYSYLWKDAEKEVKEHTQHAIVSVLADNTSAVERYSLLTKVNASILRTCETAIGVYQGESTLLLPKNLYLDFAHFLLEDMLPIQLWVYIGIINGDKKSSAYTYGMKEFGKSEIEIIDAHMKGSEVYDFLLSILEYVLEQDVTLHHGETIGFTEEQKIKITESEAIYLDGTSLKLEL, encoded by the coding sequence ATGGGAATTTTATCTATGCCAATGTTTAAAGGCGATAGCGGGTATTCATTGGAGAAAGTTATCGAGGATTTAAAATCATATTGGGGTCTTACGGTTGATCAGATAGAGGGTGATGATACTACCGCTTCATTTGAAATCGGCGAAGAATGTGTAGTCATTGGGTTGATGCCTGCACCCATACCCGCTGAAGAATTTGAATCCATGTACAGCTATTCTTACCTTTGGAAAGATGCGGAGAAAGAGGTAAAAGAACATACACAGCATGCAATAGTTTCAGTTTTAGCTGACAATACATCGGCAGTGGAAAGGTACTCTCTGTTAACTAAAGTGAATGCTTCTATTTTGAGAACGTGTGAAACGGCAATAGGGGTATATCAAGGTGAATCGACACTGTTACTCCCAAAAAATCTTTATCTTGATTTTGCTCATTTTTTATTGGAGGATATGTTACCAATTCAGCTGTGGGTGTATATCGGGATTATCAATGGAGATAAGAAAAGCAGTGCTTATACATATGGGATGAAAGAGTTCGGTAAATCCGAAATAGAAATAATCGATGCACATATGAAAGGTAGTGAAGTATATGATTTTCTATTATCTATCCTTGAGTACGTTTTAGAACAAGATGTAACGCTGCACCACGGAGAAACCATAGGATTTACCGAAGAACAGAAAATTAAAATCACAGAATCGGAAGCAATTTATTTGGATGGCACATCATTAAAGTTGGAATTATGA
- a CDS encoding ABC transporter ATP-binding protein, with product MLKVIRKFFAFCGEENRRKFITSIRLNVIQALFEALKIPAIAVMIRALMNGTVETKDILLSLGIMLISIAGSGLLKSKAVMLQTEGGYDTCAKKRVEIAEHMRYLPMGYFNANSLGQITSITTNIMESLENIATRVVMLVCDGLLTTSLIVVMLFFFDWRIACVLLCGFSLFLFANSRLRIASEKVSGKKIRADERLVEKVLEYLQGMTEVKAYRLTGVKSKELNEAISENSKINIDMEMTLVPRIALQSFIAKLTGAAMVAFSCAFYCAGSMDALNAVVMVISAFIIYTSLETAGQYSSLLRVVDMSVDRAQEILNTPQMDISGETIEPAVRDIVAQDIAFSYEKRKIIDGISLHIPEKTTTAIVGPSGGGKTTLVNLLARFWDVDGGTVMLGDRNVKDYDMDSLMANFSFVFQSVYLFHDTIANNIRFGQPGAPMEDVIAAAKKACCHDFISSLPHGYDTVVGEGGASLSGGEKQRISIARAMMKNAPVIFLDEATANIDPENENELMRAIQALTAEKTVIMIAHRLKTVERADQIIVVDRGKIVQQGTHAELMEQDGIYRNFIGERREAASWKVHK from the coding sequence ATGCTTAAAGTTATTAGAAAGTTTTTTGCGTTTTGCGGTGAAGAAAACCGCCGGAAATTCATCACTTCCATTCGGCTCAATGTTATTCAGGCTCTGTTTGAGGCGCTAAAGATTCCGGCGATTGCAGTGATGATTCGGGCGCTGATGAACGGAACGGTAGAAACAAAGGATATCCTACTCTCGTTAGGGATTATGCTGATCAGCATTGCCGGATCGGGATTGCTAAAATCAAAAGCCGTTATGTTGCAGACCGAAGGGGGTTATGACACTTGTGCGAAAAAGCGGGTGGAGATTGCGGAGCACATGCGGTATCTTCCGATGGGATACTTTAACGCCAACAGCCTCGGGCAGATTACATCTATTACAACTAACATAATGGAAAGTCTTGAAAATATTGCGACTCGTGTGGTAATGCTTGTCTGCGATGGCTTGCTTACAACCTCGCTTATTGTCGTCATGCTGTTTTTCTTCGACTGGAGAATCGCCTGTGTGCTGCTCTGCGGTTTTTCGCTGTTTCTTTTTGCAAACAGCCGTCTCCGGATTGCTTCCGAAAAGGTGTCGGGAAAAAAGATACGCGCAGATGAAAGGCTCGTAGAAAAAGTTCTGGAATACTTGCAGGGTATGACCGAGGTTAAGGCTTACCGGTTGACGGGAGTTAAGAGCAAGGAATTAAATGAGGCCATCTCGGAAAATAGTAAGATCAATATCGATATGGAAATGACACTGGTGCCCCGCATAGCATTGCAGAGTTTTATCGCCAAGCTTACCGGTGCGGCAATGGTAGCTTTTTCATGCGCATTTTATTGTGCCGGAAGTATGGACGCGCTGAATGCTGTTGTCATGGTAATCTCCGCATTTATCATCTATACCAGTTTGGAAACGGCAGGACAATACTCATCACTGCTGCGCGTGGTTGATATGAGTGTTGACCGGGCGCAGGAAATTCTGAACACGCCGCAGATGGATATATCCGGAGAAACGATTGAACCGGCAGTGCGTGATATTGTTGCGCAGGATATCGCATTTTCGTATGAGAAGCGAAAGATTATCGACGGGATTTCATTGCATATCCCTGAAAAGACCACGACGGCGATTGTCGGTCCTTCCGGCGGAGGAAAAACCACCTTGGTAAATCTGCTTGCACGGTTCTGGGATGTAGACGGGGGAACCGTTATGCTGGGAGACCGGAATGTGAAGGATTACGATATGGATTCTTTGATGGCGAATTTCAGCTTTGTGTTCCAATCGGTTTATTTATTTCACGACACCATTGCCAACAATATCCGCTTTGGTCAGCCCGGCGCTCCGATGGAGGATGTGATCGCTGCGGCAAAAAAAGCCTGCTGCCATGACTTTATCTCAAGCCTTCCCCACGGATACGATACGGTTGTCGGTGAAGGCGGCGCAAGTCTTTCCGGCGGCGAAAAGCAGCGCATCTCCATTGCCCGCGCCATGATGAAAAACGCACCGGTCATCTTTTTGGATGAGGCAACTGCCAACATTGATCCCGAAAATGAAAATGAGCTGATGCGCGCCATCCAAGCGCTCACCGCCGAAAAGACCGTCATCATGATTGCTCATCGGCTGAAAACCGTAGAGAGAGCCGATCAGATTATCGTCGTAGACCGCGGCAAGATTGTGCAGCAGGGCACACATGCCGAACTGATGGAGCAGGACGGCATATACCGAAACTTTATCGGCGAGAGGCGCGAAGCTGCAAGCTGGAAGGTACATAAATAA